A portion of the Natronococcus sp. AD-5 genome contains these proteins:
- a CDS encoding helix-hairpin-helix domain-containing protein, which produces MSAQFTDDDLEKTVEDANGETIGTVTAVEGGVAQVEPRAGVMDSIRAALGWTRARETVSVRPDAVDEITDEEIRLETASLDEAMGPAADETDETAPDTGLEADAAATRSAEPDPDRLEEADREASTEAPGNSGETAATAEDLEDELNRGAKVEPPAESEVRETMDETTETVGGETAEMTDVPEELETGEAHGDTPESDSTAEGTAAERSEPDELDRSESPGDAEAMDVIDEPKGDEASETDESAADAESERAEGDESAAAEAAERGPEAVDLADELERGPDLESAAEPTEESPERPETEEVDLVDEIERGVDFDAIEEDAPPAAPDRNAGEQPTEEMNLAEELDRGVDVEPAAETDREGDTAVDADPFPGPQTDTETIGAAGPRSMEPASHAALEAEPAPDHRTDEPATTDEPATDEADRSRRERGDVDSAVAELFDAQQAAIAQSQQLLEDSLAVQRDVNGIAISALRGQMALQRQGFELLQTMAPDPAEAADRSRSDTGTLRRRGSPESAGREREFERRLELIDGLDSMYRERLADAGITTLDDLAYADVETVAEAAKVTEERAESWIEQAAA; this is translated from the coding sequence ATGAGCGCACAGTTTACGGACGACGACCTCGAGAAGACCGTCGAGGACGCGAACGGGGAGACTATCGGGACCGTCACGGCGGTCGAAGGCGGCGTCGCGCAGGTCGAACCCAGGGCGGGCGTGATGGACTCGATCCGGGCAGCGCTCGGGTGGACGCGAGCGCGAGAAACGGTCTCGGTCCGGCCGGATGCGGTCGACGAGATCACGGACGAAGAGATTCGTCTCGAGACGGCGTCGCTGGACGAAGCGATGGGGCCCGCGGCCGACGAGACGGACGAAACGGCTCCCGATACGGGGCTCGAAGCCGACGCCGCTGCGACGCGGAGCGCGGAACCCGACCCCGATCGCCTCGAGGAAGCGGACCGAGAAGCGTCGACCGAAGCGCCGGGAAATTCCGGAGAGACGGCGGCGACCGCGGAGGATCTCGAAGACGAACTGAACCGCGGAGCGAAGGTCGAGCCGCCGGCGGAGAGCGAGGTCCGCGAGACGATGGACGAGACGACCGAAACCGTCGGCGGCGAAACGGCCGAGATGACGGACGTGCCCGAGGAACTGGAAACGGGCGAAGCGCACGGCGACACCCCGGAATCGGACTCGACCGCGGAGGGAACGGCCGCGGAACGGAGCGAGCCGGACGAACTGGACCGGAGCGAGAGCCCCGGAGACGCCGAGGCGATGGACGTGATCGACGAGCCGAAGGGTGACGAGGCGTCCGAGACGGACGAGAGCGCCGCCGACGCGGAATCCGAACGCGCGGAAGGCGACGAATCCGCGGCTGCGGAAGCCGCGGAACGCGGGCCCGAGGCGGTGGATCTCGCCGACGAACTCGAGCGGGGCCCCGACCTCGAGTCGGCAGCGGAACCGACGGAAGAATCGCCGGAACGGCCCGAAACCGAGGAGGTGGATCTCGTCGACGAGATCGAACGGGGCGTCGATTTCGACGCGATCGAGGAGGACGCCCCGCCGGCGGCACCCGACCGCAACGCGGGCGAACAACCGACCGAGGAGATGAATCTCGCCGAGGAACTGGACCGGGGGGTCGACGTCGAACCGGCGGCGGAAACGGACCGCGAGGGAGACACCGCGGTCGACGCCGACCCGTTCCCGGGTCCGCAAACCGACACCGAGACGATCGGCGCGGCCGGCCCTCGTTCGATGGAGCCGGCGAGTCACGCGGCTCTCGAGGCGGAGCCGGCACCGGACCACCGCACCGACGAGCCGGCGACGACGGACGAACCCGCGACCGACGAGGCCGATCGAAGCCGCCGGGAGCGGGGTGACGTCGACTCGGCGGTCGCGGAGCTGTTCGACGCCCAGCAAGCGGCGATCGCGCAGAGCCAGCAACTGCTCGAGGATAGCCTCGCGGTCCAGCGGGACGTCAACGGGATCGCGATAAGCGCGCTCCGCGGACAGATGGCGCTCCAGCGCCAGGGGTTCGAGCTGCTCCAGACGATGGCCCCCGATCCCGCAGAGGCTGCCGACCGGTCGCGCTCGGATACCGGAACGCTACGGCGACGCGGCTCGCCGGAATCGGCGGGCCGCGAACGGGAGTTCGAGCGCCGACTCGAGCTCATCGACGGCCTCGACTCGATGTACCGGGAGCGCCTCGCGGACGCGGGTATCACCACGCTCGACGATCTCGCGTACGCAGACGTCGAGACCGTCGCGGAAGCCGCAAAAGTGACCGAGGAACGCGCCGAGAGCTGGATCGAACAGGCTGCGGCCTGA
- the phoU gene encoding phosphate signaling complex protein PhoU — protein MARKSYQEKLTTLREDVLYMSEVVMERLRMGLDALEQKDEDLAREVIEGDGEVNRMYLDLEQECIELLALQQPVASDLRFIASTFKIITDLERIGDLAVNLGEYTLDAEDDRFPDVDVQEMGGLTLEMIEDSMIAYDTENTDACRELAARDDDVDRFAERASEIVVRDLIERELESPDEVERLLQDVSRLLLTIRDLERVGDHAVNIAARTLYMVENDDELIY, from the coding sequence ATGGCCAGGAAATCGTATCAGGAGAAACTTACGACGCTCCGCGAGGACGTCCTCTACATGAGCGAGGTCGTCATGGAGCGGCTTCGCATGGGACTTGACGCACTCGAGCAGAAGGACGAGGATCTCGCGCGGGAGGTGATCGAAGGCGACGGCGAGGTCAACCGAATGTACCTCGATCTCGAGCAGGAGTGCATCGAACTGCTGGCGCTGCAACAACCCGTCGCGAGCGACCTCCGCTTTATCGCGTCGACGTTCAAGATCATCACCGACTTAGAACGGATCGGCGACCTCGCGGTCAACCTCGGCGAGTACACGCTCGACGCCGAGGACGACCGGTTCCCCGACGTCGACGTCCAGGAGATGGGCGGTCTCACGCTCGAGATGATCGAGGATTCGATGATCGCCTACGACACCGAGAACACCGACGCCTGTCGCGAACTCGCCGCCCGCGACGACGACGTCGATCGGTTCGCCGAGCGGGCGAGCGAGATCGTCGTCCGGGACCTCATCGAGCGCGAACTCGAGTCGCCCGACGAAGTCGAGCGACTCCTACAGGACGTCTCGCGGCTGCTGTTGACCATTCGCGACCTCGAGCGCGTCGGCGATCACGCGGTGAACATCGCCGCCCGAACGCTGTACATGGTCGAAAACGACGACGAACTCATCTACTGA
- the pstB gene encoding phosphate ABC transporter ATP-binding protein PstB: MTRHATLETEQTDGQRTASTATTDGPADRIGDPREETILEVRDLDVFYGDDRALQGVTMDIPEKQVTALIGPSGCGKSTFLRSINRMNDLIDVARVEGDLYFRGKNVYDEDVDPVALRRKIGMVFQKPNPFPKSIFDNVAYGLRVQGKDDDIEEKVHTALERAALLDEVEDQLDESGLDLSGGQQQRLCIARAIAADPEVILMDEPASALDPVATSKIEDLVEELAEEYTVAIVTHNMQQAARISDKTAVFLTGGNLVEFDDTTKIFENPEHDRVEDYITGKFG, encoded by the coding sequence ATGACACGACACGCTACCCTCGAGACGGAACAGACCGACGGCCAGCGGACCGCATCGACGGCGACTACCGACGGTCCCGCCGATCGAATCGGCGACCCCCGGGAGGAGACGATCCTCGAGGTACGCGACCTCGACGTCTTCTACGGCGACGATCGGGCGCTTCAGGGAGTCACGATGGACATTCCCGAAAAGCAGGTGACGGCGCTCATCGGCCCGTCGGGCTGCGGGAAGTCCACATTCCTGCGCTCAATCAACCGGATGAACGACCTCATCGACGTCGCTCGCGTCGAGGGCGACCTCTACTTCCGCGGGAAAAACGTCTACGACGAGGACGTCGACCCCGTCGCGCTCCGCCGAAAGATCGGGATGGTCTTCCAGAAACCCAACCCCTTCCCGAAGAGCATCTTCGACAACGTCGCCTACGGCCTGCGCGTCCAGGGCAAAGACGACGATATTGAAGAAAAGGTCCACACCGCGCTCGAGCGCGCCGCGCTCCTGGACGAGGTCGAAGACCAGCTCGACGAGAGCGGCCTCGACCTCTCGGGCGGCCAGCAACAGCGCCTCTGCATCGCCCGCGCGATCGCGGCCGATCCCGAAGTGATCCTGATGGACGAGCCGGCCTCGGCGCTGGACCCGGTCGCGACCTCGAAGATCGAGGACCTCGTCGAGGAGCTCGCCGAAGAGTACACGGTCGCGATCGTCACCCACAACATGCAACAGGCCGCGCGGATCTCCGACAAGACGGCCGTCTTCCTCACCGGCGGCAATCTCGTCGAGTTCGACGACACCACCAAGATCTTCGAGAATCCGGAGCACGATCGCGTCGAGGATTACATCACCGGCAAGTTCGGATAG